A genomic segment from Myxococcota bacterium encodes:
- a CDS encoding sulfotransferase, with translation MPDDIRIDDLASPRLPAEFVAQAKALAPMADALRFEADALVAQACAETGLDDFGEEGWRTGLDVVLRGLREDAELSPVGRLTGHAGCVAFLKNRLLLEDLVKRHPEILDLELLPPVVIAGLPRSGTTHLHNLLGADPLFRSLPWWEALEPVPPPGEVAAPGAPDPRIARAAAGIEARNAVMPYFDAMHEMTVDHVHEEIHLLGIDFGTMFFENMGIGAMPTYRDHYLAEDQTPHYRYLKKVLQVLSWLRGPRRWVLKSPQHLEQFGPLAAVFPDATFVVTHRDPVSTVASFSTMISYTTRMSAAKPDPVFLGHYWADRIETMLRACANDRHLLPPERSMDVLFHEYMGAELETVEAVYALAGLDFGPSSRAAIDDYQRAHPRGRFGRVVYDLADFALDAGELRERFRFYTDRFPVRLES, from the coding sequence ATGCCCGACGACATCCGCATCGACGACCTCGCGAGCCCGCGCCTCCCGGCGGAGTTCGTCGCGCAGGCGAAGGCGCTCGCGCCGATGGCGGACGCGCTGCGCTTCGAGGCCGACGCGCTCGTCGCGCAGGCGTGCGCCGAGACGGGGCTCGACGACTTCGGCGAGGAGGGCTGGCGCACCGGGCTCGACGTCGTGCTGCGCGGCCTGCGCGAGGACGCCGAGCTGTCGCCCGTCGGCAGGCTCACCGGCCACGCGGGCTGCGTCGCGTTCCTGAAGAACCGCCTGCTCCTCGAAGACCTCGTGAAGCGCCACCCCGAGATCCTCGACCTCGAGCTGCTGCCGCCCGTCGTGATCGCGGGCCTCCCGCGCAGCGGCACCACGCACCTCCACAACCTGCTCGGCGCCGATCCGCTCTTCCGCTCGCTGCCGTGGTGGGAGGCGCTCGAGCCCGTGCCGCCGCCGGGCGAGGTCGCGGCGCCGGGCGCGCCCGACCCGCGCATCGCGCGCGCGGCCGCCGGCATCGAGGCGCGCAACGCGGTGATGCCCTACTTCGACGCGATGCACGAGATGACGGTCGACCACGTGCACGAGGAGATCCACCTGCTCGGGATCGACTTCGGCACGATGTTCTTCGAGAACATGGGCATCGGCGCGATGCCGACCTACCGCGACCACTACCTCGCCGAGGACCAGACGCCGCACTACCGCTACCTGAAGAAGGTGCTGCAGGTGCTGTCGTGGCTGCGCGGGCCGCGGCGCTGGGTGCTGAAGAGCCCGCAGCACCTCGAGCAGTTCGGCCCGCTCGCGGCCGTCTTCCCCGACGCGACGTTCGTCGTCACGCACCGCGACCCCGTGTCCACCGTCGCGTCGTTCTCGACCATGATCTCGTACACGACGCGCATGTCCGCCGCGAAGCCCGACCCCGTCTTCCTCGGCCACTACTGGGCCGACCGCATCGAGACGATGCTGCGCGCGTGCGCGAACGACCGGCACCTGCTGCCGCCCGAACGCTCGATGGACGTGCTGTTCCACGAGTACATGGGCGCGGAGCTCGAGACGGTCGAGGCGGTGTACGCGCTCGCCGGGCTCGACTTCGGCCCGTCGTCGCGCGCGGCGATCGACGACTATCAACGCGCCCACCCACGCGGCCGCTTCGGCCGCGTGGTGTACGACCTCGCCGACTTCGCGCTCGACGCGGGCGAGCTGCGCGAGCGCTTCCGCTTCTACACCGATCGCTTCCCCGTGCGGCTCGAGTCCTGA
- a CDS encoding carbohydrate porin, translating to MRASLGEGGVWGALPHRGRSLPSARLLALAFGVAVAAAAADAHPLHAHRAPGRARTRAAAPAGTDVAAAVPSPVVDALASERLTGEWLGARSWLRERGVSIEATWVSDTSRPLRGGVRRRTAFRSLLDVNTTVDLDALLGWSGATLFADAYGIWGRNGSDDVGDFQGFSNIDADDDRVQLAELWLQQELFDGALRLKLGKFDANSEFAFVDAAGDFLNSSAGFSPTIFPMVTYPDPATGVLVAVDPSGPLYAVAGVFDGAGAAGVPTGVRGPRTFFRDDVSDDWFAIGELGLAWDDGARFGPGRVAVGPWHHTARFDRFDGGTTSGATGFFALLEQRVVSLAAEGEDAARDVRVFGQYGWADEDVSEAHHHASAGLLVTGPCAERADDSAGVLLTWVDLSDRAGAGFPRDEATVELFYRAALTPAISLKPDLQVVESPSGGRTHTAIVGTLRIEVGL from the coding sequence GTGCGCGCGTCGCTCGGGGAGGGCGGTGTGTGGGGCGCGCTTCCGCATCGCGGTCGTTCGCTTCCGTCCGCGCGGCTGCTCGCGCTCGCCTTCGGAGTCGCGGTCGCGGCGGCCGCGGCCGACGCGCATCCGCTGCACGCGCACCGCGCTCCCGGGCGCGCGCGGACACGCGCCGCCGCGCCGGCCGGGACGGACGTCGCCGCCGCGGTGCCGTCGCCCGTCGTCGATGCGCTCGCGTCCGAACGCCTCACGGGCGAGTGGCTCGGTGCGCGATCGTGGCTGCGCGAGCGGGGCGTGTCGATCGAGGCGACCTGGGTGTCCGACACGTCGCGGCCGCTGCGGGGCGGGGTGCGACGGCGCACCGCGTTCCGCAGCCTGCTCGACGTGAACACGACGGTCGACCTCGACGCCCTCCTCGGCTGGAGCGGCGCGACGCTCTTCGCCGACGCCTACGGGATCTGGGGACGCAACGGGTCCGACGACGTCGGCGACTTCCAGGGCTTCTCGAACATCGATGCGGACGACGATCGCGTGCAGCTCGCCGAGCTGTGGCTCCAGCAGGAGCTCTTCGACGGCGCGCTGCGGCTCAAGCTCGGCAAGTTCGACGCCAACAGCGAGTTCGCGTTCGTCGATGCGGCGGGCGACTTCCTGAACTCGTCGGCCGGCTTCAGCCCGACGATCTTCCCGATGGTCACGTATCCCGATCCCGCGACGGGCGTGCTCGTCGCCGTCGATCCGAGCGGTCCGCTCTACGCCGTCGCGGGCGTCTTCGACGGCGCGGGTGCCGCGGGCGTCCCGACCGGCGTTCGCGGCCCGCGCACGTTCTTCCGCGACGACGTCTCGGACGACTGGTTCGCGATCGGCGAGCTCGGACTCGCGTGGGACGACGGCGCGCGCTTCGGCCCGGGGCGCGTCGCGGTCGGCCCGTGGCACCACACGGCGCGCTTCGATCGCTTCGATGGCGGGACGACCTCCGGCGCGACGGGCTTCTTCGCGCTGCTCGAGCAGCGCGTGGTGTCGCTCGCCGCCGAGGGCGAGGACGCCGCCCGCGACGTGCGCGTGTTCGGCCAGTACGGCTGGGCCGACGAGGACGTGAGCGAGGCGCACCATCACGCGAGCGCCGGGCTGCTCGTCACGGGCCCGTGCGCGGAGCGCGCCGACGACAGCGCGGGCGTCCTGCTGACCTGGGTCGACCTGAGCGATCGCGCGGGCGCGGGCTTCCCGCGCGACGAGGCGACGGTCGAGCTCTTCTACCGCGCGGCGCTGACGCCGGCGATCTCGCTGAAGCCCGACCTGCAGGTCGTCGAGAGCCCGTCCGGCGGGCGTACGCACACCGCGATCGTCGGCACGCTCCGGATCGAGGTCGGCCTCTAG
- a CDS encoding carboxypeptidase regulatory-like domain-containing protein, protein MHGSGSRAAWLALAVAASALGAAAARGEGDGASAELRGSVAIGVEGVPLAAVAPLVVFLEPLDGAAPASPPPPAVMHQHDARFSPPFLVVAVGQPLDMANDDAIYHNVFSYSRPNDFDLGLYPAGESRRLELRRAGVVKVYCSIHESMSATILVVPAPWHDTVAPSGRYAIAGVRPGRYRAVVWSEHLPSEAREIELRPGERARIDWVVGTPGDAGR, encoded by the coding sequence ATGCACGGGAGCGGCTCGCGCGCGGCGTGGCTCGCGCTCGCCGTCGCGGCGAGCGCGCTCGGCGCGGCCGCCGCGCGCGGGGAGGGCGACGGCGCGAGCGCCGAGCTCCGCGGGAGCGTCGCGATCGGCGTCGAGGGCGTCCCGCTCGCGGCCGTGGCTCCGCTCGTCGTCTTCCTCGAGCCGCTCGACGGCGCCGCCCCGGCGTCGCCGCCGCCGCCGGCCGTCATGCACCAGCACGACGCGCGCTTCTCGCCGCCCTTCCTCGTCGTCGCCGTCGGCCAGCCGCTCGACATGGCGAACGACGACGCCATCTACCACAACGTGTTCTCGTACTCGCGGCCGAACGACTTCGATCTCGGGCTCTACCCGGCCGGCGAGTCGCGCCGCCTCGAGCTGCGGCGCGCCGGCGTCGTCAAGGTCTACTGCTCGATCCACGAGTCGATGAGCGCGACGATCCTCGTCGTGCCCGCGCCGTGGCACGACACCGTCGCGCCGAGCGGACGCTATGCGATCGCGGGCGTCCGCCCGGGTCGCTACCGCGCCGTCGTGTGGAGCGAGCACCTGCCGTCCGAGGCGCGCGAGATCGAGCTTCGGCCCGGGGAGCGGGCGCGCATCGACTGGGTCGTGGGAACGCCGGGCGACGCCGGTCGCTAG
- a CDS encoding NAD(P)-dependent oxidoreductase, producing MGVRAGFVGVGRIGRPMAQRAIDAGLEVAVCDARAEAVAPLVAAGARAFGTPAEVAAVSDVVCVVVLDDAQTRDVVAGARGLLAGASPGDVVCICSTVSEPTVLELAERAREAGIELLDAGVAGGSPSAETGTLVTMVGGEAAAVERARPVLMTFSKELLHAGGAGAGMRLKLVKNLVSYLALGASHEGRLLAEACGFDAGLVARVVDSTSLLDQFFRFGLERPRAQRWPADAAGPELEHAVAYTGIARKDLAAALALARDVGAELPLAERAREAAGSLFLLPRERETPTSEDR from the coding sequence ATGGGCGTGCGCGCGGGCTTCGTGGGCGTCGGCCGCATCGGACGGCCGATGGCGCAGCGCGCGATCGACGCGGGGCTCGAGGTGGCCGTGTGCGACGCGCGCGCCGAGGCCGTCGCGCCGCTCGTCGCGGCCGGCGCGCGCGCGTTCGGGACGCCCGCCGAGGTCGCGGCCGTCTCCGACGTCGTGTGCGTCGTCGTGCTCGACGACGCGCAGACGCGCGACGTCGTCGCCGGCGCGCGCGGACTGCTCGCCGGCGCTTCGCCCGGCGACGTCGTGTGCATCTGCTCGACCGTGTCGGAGCCGACGGTGCTCGAGCTCGCGGAGCGCGCGCGCGAGGCGGGCATCGAGCTCCTCGACGCGGGGGTCGCGGGCGGCTCGCCGAGCGCCGAGACCGGCACGCTCGTCACGATGGTCGGCGGCGAGGCCGCCGCGGTCGAGCGCGCGCGGCCGGTGCTGATGACGTTCTCGAAGGAGCTCCTGCACGCGGGCGGCGCGGGAGCGGGGATGCGCCTCAAGCTCGTCAAGAACCTCGTCAGCTACCTCGCGCTCGGCGCGTCGCACGAGGGGCGGCTGCTGGCGGAGGCGTGCGGGTTCGACGCGGGGCTCGTGGCGCGCGTCGTCGACTCGACCTCGCTCCTCGACCAGTTCTTCCGCTTCGGGCTCGAGCGCCCGCGCGCGCAGCGGTGGCCGGCCGACGCGGCGGGGCCCGAGCTCGAGCACGCGGTCGCCTACACGGGCATCGCGCGCAAGGACCTCGCGGCGGCGCTCGCGCTCGCGCGCGACGTCGGCGCCGAGCTGCCGCTCGCCGAGCGCGCGCGCGAGGCGGCGGGCTCGCTCTTCCTGCTCCCGCGCGAGCGCGAGACACCGACGTCGGAAGATCGCTAG
- a CDS encoding dihydrodipicolinate reductase has protein sequence MESGNGRRLRVVQWATGSVGRESLRGILAHPALELAGVRVYGADKDGVDAGALCGMPTTGVRATTDVDAVLALDADCVAYMPRLVDVDDVCALLRSGKNVICTPFLFHPPAQPEAVRAKLEDACRAGATSVAGTGIHPGFAGMVLPLAMSGMSREIRRVRIQERADWTHYDSPRITFDNMRFGAPPAEARLEANPFARFNATLFEDQIHMLAAAFRAELDEVTLEQDLRTASEGYDVRAGHVAAGTVNGQRYRWRGLRAGEPILEIDALWTLGGAYPEDWPRPRDGWTVTIEGDPSMQVHFVGLASFERRDVTIADHVHAADVATAMQAVNAIPALCASPPGLRAAFDLGLVRTGVGFGGAA, from the coding sequence GTGGAGAGCGGGAACGGAAGGCGCCTGCGCGTCGTGCAGTGGGCCACGGGCTCGGTCGGACGCGAGTCGCTGCGGGGGATCCTCGCGCACCCCGCGCTCGAGCTCGCGGGCGTGCGCGTGTACGGCGCGGACAAGGACGGTGTCGACGCGGGCGCGCTCTGCGGCATGCCGACGACGGGCGTGCGCGCGACCACCGACGTCGACGCCGTGCTCGCGCTCGACGCCGACTGCGTCGCCTACATGCCGCGCCTCGTCGACGTCGACGACGTCTGCGCGCTGCTTCGCTCCGGCAAGAACGTGATCTGCACGCCCTTCCTGTTCCATCCGCCCGCGCAGCCCGAGGCCGTGCGCGCGAAGCTCGAGGACGCGTGCCGCGCGGGTGCGACGTCGGTCGCGGGCACGGGCATCCACCCCGGCTTCGCCGGCATGGTGCTGCCGCTCGCGATGTCGGGGATGTCGCGCGAGATCCGCCGCGTGCGCATCCAGGAGCGCGCCGACTGGACGCACTACGACAGCCCTCGCATCACGTTCGACAACATGCGCTTCGGCGCGCCGCCCGCGGAGGCGCGGCTCGAGGCGAACCCGTTCGCGCGCTTCAACGCGACGCTCTTCGAGGACCAGATCCACATGCTCGCCGCCGCCTTCCGCGCCGAGCTCGACGAGGTGACGCTCGAGCAGGACCTGCGCACCGCGAGCGAGGGCTACGACGTGCGCGCCGGCCACGTCGCGGCGGGCACGGTGAACGGCCAGCGCTACCGCTGGCGCGGCCTGCGCGCGGGCGAGCCGATCCTCGAGATCGACGCGCTCTGGACGCTCGGCGGCGCCTACCCCGAGGACTGGCCGCGCCCGCGCGATGGCTGGACGGTGACGATCGAGGGCGACCCGTCGATGCAGGTCCACTTCGTCGGGCTCGCGAGCTTCGAGCGCCGCGACGTGACGATCGCCGACCACGTCCACGCCGCCGACGTGGCGACCGCGATGCAGGCCGTGAACGCGATCCCCGCGCTCTGCGCGTCGCCGCCCGGCTTGCGCGCTGCGTTCGACCTCGGGCTCGTGCGCACGGGAGTCGGCTTCGGCGGAGCGGCCTGA
- a CDS encoding SDR family NAD(P)-dependent oxidoreductase, with the protein MARRVLLTGATGLIGCHTAAALAREGFAVRALVRDEAKLARVLAPLGVDLARDGVEPARGDVEDPASIARAAAGCDAALHCAGRFSHELADAAALRAVNVDGTRHVLDAALDAGLDPVVHVSSFLALMPSPGPRTTADDPIAPVRGMYSRTKADADRIARERQARGAPVAIVYPASVQGPHDPTVGSGPAVFAGYLRTGRVLVTRGGLGFTDVRDLALLLARLLAPGRGPRRLLAPTDFVEHERFHRLLCELTGRALAADRVPPALLRVLGRVGDLRQRLTGRPVPLTSEAATVLTRSAPFDDAEGRALLGRDATPAADSFRDLLRWMWEAGVLDAEHVGALASGPAPAAAPRP; encoded by the coding sequence ATGGCGCGACGCGTCCTGCTGACCGGGGCGACCGGGCTGATCGGGTGCCACACGGCGGCCGCGCTCGCGCGCGAGGGCTTCGCGGTGCGCGCGCTCGTGCGCGACGAGGCGAAGCTCGCGCGCGTGCTCGCGCCGCTCGGCGTCGACCTCGCGCGCGACGGCGTCGAGCCGGCGCGCGGCGACGTCGAGGACCCGGCGTCGATCGCGCGCGCGGCCGCGGGGTGCGACGCCGCCCTCCACTGCGCGGGACGCTTCTCGCACGAGCTCGCCGACGCCGCGGCCCTGCGCGCGGTGAACGTCGACGGCACGCGGCACGTGCTCGACGCCGCGCTCGACGCGGGCCTCGACCCCGTCGTCCACGTCTCGAGCTTCCTGGCGCTCATGCCCTCGCCCGGGCCGCGCACCACCGCCGACGACCCGATCGCCCCGGTGCGCGGCATGTACTCGCGCACGAAGGCCGACGCCGACCGCATCGCGCGCGAGCGCCAGGCACGGGGCGCGCCGGTCGCGATCGTCTACCCGGCGTCCGTGCAGGGCCCGCACGACCCGACCGTCGGCAGCGGCCCCGCCGTCTTCGCCGGCTACCTCCGCACCGGCCGCGTCCTCGTCACGCGCGGCGGGCTCGGCTTCACCGACGTGCGCGACCTCGCACTCCTGCTCGCGCGTCTGCTCGCGCCCGGGCGCGGGCCGCGCCGCCTGCTCGCGCCGACCGACTTCGTCGAGCACGAGCGCTTCCACCGGCTGCTGTGCGAGCTCACCGGCCGCGCGCTCGCGGCCGATCGCGTGCCGCCCGCGCTCCTGCGCGTGCTCGGCCGCGTCGGCGACCTGCGCCAGCGCCTCACGGGGCGGCCCGTTCCGCTCACGTCGGAAGCCGCGACCGTGCTGACGCGCAGCGCGCCCTTCGACGACGCGGAGGGCCGCGCCCTGCTCGGACGCGACGCGACACCGGCCGCCGACTCGTTCCGCGACCTGCTGCGCTGGATGTGGGAGGCCGGCGTGCTCGACGCCGAGCACGTGGGCGCACTCGCGAGCGGCCCGGCTCCCGCGGCCGCACCTCGCCCCTGA
- a CDS encoding TIGR03620 family F420-dependent LLM class oxidoreductase, whose amino-acid sequence MEIGRLGVWTFTDLLDRADATRFVRRIEELGYGALWIPEAVGFDPFVRAAFLLERSERLVVATGIANVYARDAMAMKGAQHALASQYDGRFLLGLGVSHAPFVEGMRGHRYGRPVATMRAYLDAMEAAVYGGPPLAKPPPVVLGALRPRMLELARDRTRGAHPYLTTVEHTRRARALLGPDAWLCPEVKVLLERDPAKARKLALEACRVNLSLPNYRACLRWLGYDDEGLPDGASARLLDDLVAWGDAEALRARIDAHLEAGASHVCVHPIHPDGGHAPHLEVLEALAPRGR is encoded by the coding sequence ATGGAGATCGGACGGCTCGGCGTCTGGACGTTCACCGACCTGCTCGATCGCGCGGACGCGACGCGCTTCGTGCGGCGCATCGAGGAGCTCGGCTACGGCGCGCTGTGGATCCCCGAGGCGGTCGGGTTCGACCCGTTCGTGCGCGCGGCCTTCCTGCTCGAGCGCAGCGAGCGCCTCGTCGTCGCCACCGGCATCGCGAACGTCTACGCGCGCGACGCGATGGCGATGAAGGGCGCGCAGCACGCGCTCGCTTCCCAGTACGACGGCCGCTTCCTGCTCGGTCTCGGCGTCTCGCACGCACCGTTCGTCGAGGGGATGCGCGGGCACCGCTACGGCAGGCCGGTCGCGACGATGCGCGCCTATCTCGACGCCATGGAGGCCGCGGTCTACGGCGGCCCGCCGCTCGCAAAGCCGCCGCCCGTCGTGCTCGGCGCGCTGCGCCCGCGCATGCTCGAGCTCGCGCGCGATCGCACGCGCGGCGCGCACCCCTACCTGACGACGGTCGAGCACACGCGGCGCGCGCGCGCGCTGCTCGGCCCCGACGCGTGGCTGTGCCCCGAGGTGAAGGTGCTGCTCGAGCGCGACCCGGCGAAGGCGCGGAAGCTCGCGCTCGAGGCGTGCCGCGTGAACCTCTCGCTCCCCAACTATCGAGCGTGTCTGCGCTGGCTCGGCTACGACGACGAGGGCCTGCCCGACGGCGCGAGCGCGCGCCTGCTCGACGACCTCGTCGCCTGGGGCGACGCGGAGGCGCTGCGCGCGCGCATCGACGCGCACCTCGAGGCCGGCGCGAGCCACGTGTGCGTGCACCCGATCCATCCCGACGGTGGACACGCGCCGCACCTCGAGGTGCTCGAGGCGCTCGCACCGCGCGGCCGCTGA
- a CDS encoding carboxypeptidase-like regulatory domain-containing protein — MRGTGSSRIAVAAAGALACALACAPAPVRPAEGRAAVAGSVRLVPHDGAPASSSSSSYGDRRLRDVELVDYSRPGFVIVWAERETPGAPAHDPGEASDAADLAIEDGVGGPRLAPELAAVGLGGTLRVANRTRRALAVSIPALGRVESLAPGAALSVAAERAGELDLFLLGARERATVWVAPGPWTRTDAAGRFALPDLAPGAWTVRAWHPRLPAAAQRVLLRAGEVADVALEIGVGRDALVDATGGGRDAAH, encoded by the coding sequence GTGCGAGGAACGGGCTCGTCGCGAATCGCCGTCGCCGCCGCGGGTGCACTCGCCTGCGCGCTCGCGTGCGCGCCGGCGCCCGTCCGTCCGGCGGAGGGGCGTGCGGCGGTCGCCGGCAGCGTGCGCCTCGTTCCGCACGACGGCGCGCCCGCGTCGTCGTCGTCGTCGAGCTACGGCGACCGCCGCCTGCGCGACGTCGAGCTCGTCGACTACTCGCGTCCGGGCTTCGTGATCGTCTGGGCCGAGCGGGAGACGCCCGGCGCGCCGGCGCACGACCCGGGCGAGGCGAGCGACGCCGCCGACCTCGCGATCGAGGACGGCGTCGGCGGCCCGCGACTCGCGCCCGAGCTCGCGGCCGTCGGGCTCGGCGGCACGCTGCGCGTCGCGAACCGCACGCGGCGCGCGCTCGCGGTCTCGATTCCCGCGCTCGGCCGCGTCGAGTCGCTCGCGCCCGGCGCCGCGCTGTCGGTCGCCGCCGAGCGAGCCGGCGAGCTCGATCTCTTCCTGCTCGGCGCGCGCGAGCGCGCGACCGTCTGGGTGGCGCCCGGTCCGTGGACGCGCACCGACGCCGCGGGCCGCTTCGCGCTCCCCGACCTCGCGCCCGGCGCGTGGACCGTCCGCGCGTGGCACCCGCGCCTTCCCGCCGCGGCGCAGCGCGTCCTGCTGCGAGCGGGCGAGGTCGCGGACGTCGCGCTCGAGATCGGCGTCGGGCGCGATGCGCTCGTCGACGCGACCGGCGGAGGCCGCGATGCCGCGCACTGA
- a CDS encoding EAL domain-containing protein has protein sequence MPHRAAIRFTVGARLLLALAGLVSFSTVVALTLQERALARDLEQAASERLDRAAIAAGRLVATHVTSLEERRRAISRTPQMRASLEVGHAPTLAFYAEELRGRENAALVAFVDTEDRVIAASGDADLLAPALASSHDGLTAHAGRPLFATASPLSTATGPVGRLVVVEDVAPGLVEDWSELCGARLAFSPEAEVGTLDRVVEDVPGLALAVGADFRAERAALAHARVNLMIAGGVSLALSFLAAGVFTRSFVRPIRAIQHATERIRSGDFASRIASRRRDEIGDVARAFDAMLDDLQTSHAAIEAHVVALTRSRAHLDAAQRRARIGSFELDLATGRVEGSAQLHTIYELPDDGKPLRLAAMMERVHPDDRGALEDAVRLAIAEDRSISADFRVALASGVEHVIHCAAHVVRDEDGRPVRLDGTAQDVTERRRAEEQIEFLAYRDGLTGLGNRRLFTERLRLAIDSARRRDRMLGVLFLDLDHFKRINDTLGHTVGDELLRTVAERLVQCVRTTDAIARNGAGFESAVSRIGGDEFTILVDDLADPDSLSFVARRILDALAQPFALSGHEVVVGASIGIAAWPVDGDDVDALLRNADSAMYHAKEHGRNQYQFYTESMNAAALRRLELEQRMRTGLLQGELEVHYQPKVDLASGAVAGFEALVRWRDPEHGLVLPGEFIPVAEQTGMIVAIGTRVLEEVCAQIVRWSADEHDDGAQHRVAVNVSARQFASGDLVAIVREVLERTGASPHRLELEITESTVMLDEKTVIATLDELRALGVAVSLDDFGTGYSSLSYLRSLPVDTLKIDMSFVRSIATNAEDAALTAAIVAMGKARGLRVVAEGVETEEQRALLASFGCDEIQGFLVSAAVPAAEATLLRRRGRA, from the coding sequence GTGCCCCACCGCGCGGCGATCCGCTTCACGGTCGGCGCACGACTCCTGCTCGCGCTCGCGGGGCTCGTCTCGTTCTCCACCGTCGTCGCGCTGACGCTGCAGGAACGCGCCCTCGCGCGCGACCTCGAGCAGGCCGCATCCGAACGCCTCGATCGCGCCGCCATCGCCGCCGGCCGGCTCGTCGCCACCCACGTGACGTCGCTCGAGGAGCGACGCCGCGCCATCTCCCGCACGCCCCAGATGCGCGCGAGCCTCGAGGTCGGCCACGCACCGACGCTCGCCTTCTACGCCGAGGAGCTCCGCGGGCGCGAGAACGCGGCGCTCGTCGCCTTCGTCGACACCGAGGACCGCGTGATCGCCGCGTCCGGCGACGCGGACCTGCTCGCACCCGCGCTCGCCTCGTCGCACGACGGCCTCACCGCGCACGCGGGCCGCCCGCTCTTCGCGACCGCGTCGCCGCTCTCGACGGCGACGGGGCCGGTCGGTCGGCTCGTCGTCGTCGAGGACGTCGCACCCGGGCTCGTCGAGGACTGGTCGGAGCTCTGCGGAGCGCGGCTCGCGTTCTCGCCGGAGGCGGAGGTCGGCACGCTCGATCGCGTCGTCGAGGACGTGCCCGGGCTCGCGCTCGCCGTCGGCGCCGACTTCCGGGCCGAGCGCGCCGCGCTCGCCCACGCGCGCGTCAACCTCATGATCGCCGGCGGCGTATCGCTCGCCCTCTCGTTCCTCGCGGCCGGCGTCTTCACGCGCAGCTTCGTCCGCCCCATCCGCGCCATCCAGCACGCGACCGAGCGGATCCGCAGCGGCGACTTCGCGTCGCGCATCGCGAGCCGCCGCCGCGACGAGATCGGCGACGTCGCGCGCGCGTTCGACGCGATGCTCGACGACCTGCAGACCTCGCACGCGGCCATCGAGGCGCACGTCGTCGCGCTCACGCGGAGCCGCGCGCACCTCGACGCCGCGCAGCGCCGCGCGCGCATCGGCAGCTTCGAGCTCGATCTCGCGACCGGCCGCGTCGAGGGGTCGGCCCAGCTCCACACGATCTACGAGCTCCCGGACGACGGGAAGCCGCTCCGCCTCGCGGCGATGATGGAGCGCGTGCACCCCGACGACCGCGGCGCGCTCGAGGACGCGGTGCGGCTCGCGATCGCGGAGGACCGCTCGATCTCGGCCGACTTCCGGGTCGCGCTCGCGAGCGGCGTCGAGCACGTGATCCACTGCGCCGCGCACGTCGTGCGCGACGAGGACGGTCGCCCCGTGCGACTCGACGGAACCGCGCAGGACGTCACCGAGCGTCGCCGCGCCGAGGAGCAGATCGAGTTCCTCGCCTATCGCGACGGCCTGACCGGCCTCGGCAACCGCCGCCTGTTCACGGAGCGCCTGCGCCTCGCGATCGACTCGGCGCGGCGGCGCGACCGGATGCTCGGCGTGCTCTTCCTCGACCTCGACCACTTCAAGCGCATCAACGACACGCTCGGGCACACGGTGGGCGACGAGCTCCTGCGCACGGTCGCCGAGCGGCTCGTGCAGTGCGTGCGCACGACGGACGCCATCGCGCGCAACGGCGCCGGCTTCGAGAGCGCCGTCTCCCGCATCGGCGGCGACGAGTTCACGATCCTCGTCGACGACCTCGCCGACCCCGACTCGCTCTCGTTCGTCGCGCGCCGCATCCTCGACGCGCTCGCCCAGCCCTTCGCGCTCTCCGGTCACGAGGTGGTCGTCGGCGCGAGCATCGGCATCGCGGCGTGGCCCGTCGACGGCGACGACGTCGACGCCCTGCTCCGGAACGCGGATTCGGCCATGTACCACGCCAAGGAGCACGGCCGGAACCAGTACCAGTTCTACACCGAGTCGATGAACGCCGCGGCGCTGCGCCGCCTCGAGCTCGAGCAGCGCATGCGCACGGGGCTCCTGCAGGGCGAGCTCGAGGTGCACTACCAGCCGAAGGTCGACCTCGCGAGCGGCGCCGTCGCGGGCTTCGAGGCGCTCGTGCGATGGCGCGACCCCGAGCACGGGCTCGTGCTGCCCGGCGAGTTCATCCCGGTCGCCGAGCAGACGGGCATGATCGTCGCGATCGGCACGCGCGTGCTCGAGGAGGTCTGCGCGCAGATCGTGCGCTGGAGTGCGGACGAACACGACGACGGCGCGCAGCACCGCGTGGCCGTCAACGTCTCCGCGCGCCAGTTCGCGAGCGGCGACCTCGTCGCGATCGTGCGCGAGGTGCTCGAGCGGACCGGCGCGAGCCCGCACCGGCTCGAGCTCGAGATCACCGAGAGCACCGTGATGCTCGACGAGAAGACCGTGATCGCGACGCTCGACGAGCTGCGCGCGCTCGGCGTGGCCGTCTCGCTCGACGACTTCGGCACGGGCTACTCGTCGCTCAGCTACCTGCGCAGCCTGCCGGTCGACACGCTGAAGATCGACATGAGCTTCGTGCGCAGCATCGCGACGAACGCGGAGGACGCGGCGCTGACCGCGGCGATCGTCGCGATGGGGAAGGCGCGCGGGCTTCGCGTCGTGGCGGAGGGCGTCGAGACGGAGGAACAGCGCGCGCTGCTCGCGTCCTTCGGCTGCGACGAGATCCAGGGCTTCCTGGTGTCTGCGGCCGTACCCGCGGCGGAAGCGACGCTCCTGCGACGGCGCGGGCGCGCCTAG